The following proteins are co-located in the Sphingorhabdus lutea genome:
- the lepB gene encoding signal peptidase I, with protein MQSKNGSEWVDFGKFLIKLIIFMALLRTFFFAPFNIPSESMQPRLLIGDYLVVSKWSYGYSKNSVPFQLPIIPGRIFASDPKAGDVVVFKAPPTARDDYIKRVIGLPGDQIQMIGGILHINGTAVPKKKIADLVIPVTQNMIDASIETDSFPCFSPQYEEKLENGQSQCRYPQFEETLPNGRKYKILDVVADGRGDDSQAFIVPEGHVFLMGDNRDRSEDSRWPAVEGGAIGIVPMENLVGKAWFSVFSTDGSASWIMPWTWFSATRAERIGEGF; from the coding sequence ATGCAGAGCAAAAATGGCTCTGAATGGGTAGATTTTGGGAAATTTTTAATCAAACTCATTATTTTCATGGCATTGCTTCGCACATTTTTCTTTGCGCCATTTAATATACCCTCTGAATCTATGCAGCCCAGATTGTTAATTGGCGATTATTTGGTCGTTTCCAAATGGTCCTATGGCTATTCTAAAAATAGCGTACCGTTCCAATTACCCATCATTCCTGGACGTATTTTTGCATCAGACCCAAAGGCAGGGGATGTTGTGGTATTTAAAGCACCTCCAACCGCACGTGATGATTATATTAAACGGGTTATCGGCCTGCCCGGCGATCAAATTCAGATGATTGGCGGCATTTTGCATATAAATGGCACAGCAGTTCCCAAAAAGAAAATTGCCGATTTGGTTATTCCAGTCACCCAAAATATGATTGATGCGTCCATCGAAACCGACAGCTTCCCATGCTTTAGCCCGCAATATGAGGAAAAATTGGAAAATGGGCAAAGCCAATGCAGATATCCGCAATTTGAAGAAACACTGCCCAATGGCCGAAAATATAAAATTTTGGATGTTGTTGCCGATGGTCGCGGCGATGATAGTCAGGCATTTATTGTGCCAGAAGGTCATGTATTTTTGATGGGTGATAATCGCGATAGATCCGAAGACAGCCGCTGGCCCGCAGTTGAGGGCGGCGCAATTGGCATTGTTCCAATGGAAAACCTTGTCGGTAAAGCATGGTTTAGCGTTTTTTCAACCGATGGCTCTGCCAGCTGGATTATGCCATGGACTTGGTTTAGCGCCACCCGCGCAGAACGCATTGGGGAAGGATTTTGA
- the mce gene encoding methylmalonyl-CoA epimerase: MKLGRLNHIGVATPSINDSIIFYRDVMGATKIHEPFDLPAQGVKVCFVDTPGENGSNGTQIELIEPYDEHSPINGFLAKNPLGGQHHICFEVPDIHIAKAEFEVLGKRILGEPRIGAHGTPIFFVHPKDMGGMLTEIMESPGEGKH, from the coding sequence ATGAAATTAGGCCGTCTCAATCATATTGGTGTTGCAACGCCATCTATAAATGACAGTATCATATTTTACAGAGATGTTATGGGCGCGACAAAAATCCATGAGCCATTTGACCTGCCTGCGCAGGGGGTGAAGGTTTGTTTTGTTGATACGCCGGGTGAAAATGGCAGTAATGGAACACAGATTGAGTTGATTGAGCCATATGATGAGCATAGCCCGATAAATGGATTTTTGGCTAAAAATCCGCTTGGTGGCCAACATCATATTTGTTTTGAAGTTCCCGACATCCATATTGCAAAGGCAGAATTTGAGGTATTGGGAAAACGTATTTTGGGTGAACCGCGTATTGGTGCGCATGGCACACCCATATTTTTTGTTCATCCAAAGGATATGGGCGGGATGTTAACCGAAATTATGGAAAGTCCTGGGGAGGGCAAACATTGA
- the gorA gene encoding glutathione-disulfide reductase: protein MPNFDYDLFVIGAGSGGVRASRIAASHGAKVAVAEEYRVGGTCVIRGCVPKKMLVYASHFAEELHDAANYGWDISKDALDWPRLRDHILNDVNRLNGLYQNTLNNNDVTTFLERATVSGPNEILLASGKKITAKYILIAVGAWPDMPKVDGIEYAVTSNEMFHLENLPKRLFVYGGGYIANEFAGIFNGLGSQVTLANRSERLLRSYDQQIVERLTEISIAKGIDIKLNFEVAKIVKQPDGSFLVHSKHGDEPVETDVVLVATGRRAKTDDLGLQNVGVNMDAKGAILVDDRAQTNIPSIYAVGDVTDRVQLTPVAIREGQALADRLFGDKDARINYDYIPSAVFSQPPIASVGLTEGEARQKFGDVKIFQSDFRSMKNIFADRAERSLYKMIVHPTDDKVLGIHMISPEAPEILQLAAVAVKAGLSKQAFDDTIALHPSMAEELVLLK from the coding sequence ATGCCCAATTTTGATTATGATTTATTTGTGATTGGCGCGGGTTCGGGCGGTGTTCGTGCATCGCGTATCGCGGCATCCCATGGCGCAAAAGTTGCTGTGGCGGAGGAATATCGCGTTGGCGGCACATGTGTTATTCGTGGTTGTGTGCCGAAAAAAATGTTGGTTTACGCGTCTCATTTTGCCGAAGAATTGCATGATGCGGCCAATTATGGATGGGACATATCAAAAGATGCGCTGGATTGGCCGCGCCTTCGTGATCATATTTTAAATGATGTTAATCGCCTTAATGGCCTTTATCAAAATACGCTTAATAATAATGATGTTACCACTTTTTTGGAACGTGCGACAGTCAGCGGACCAAATGAAATTTTATTAGCTAGTGGGAAGAAAATTACAGCAAAATATATTTTAATCGCGGTTGGCGCTTGGCCAGACATGCCGAAAGTTGATGGGATAGAATATGCGGTTACATCCAATGAAATGTTTCATTTGGAAAACCTGCCAAAGAGATTATTCGTTTATGGCGGTGGGTATATTGCAAATGAATTTGCCGGTATTTTTAATGGTTTGGGCAGTCAAGTGACATTGGCCAATCGTTCTGAACGTTTGCTGCGTAGTTATGACCAGCAAATTGTGGAGCGATTGACGGAGATTAGCATAGCCAAAGGGATTGATATAAAATTAAATTTTGAGGTTGCGAAAATTGTAAAGCAACCAGATGGCAGCTTTTTGGTTCATTCAAAACATGGTGATGAGCCGGTTGAAACGGATGTTGTTTTGGTGGCAACAGGGCGCAGGGCGAAAACCGATGATTTGGGCTTGCAAAATGTCGGCGTAAATATGGACGCAAAGGGCGCGATATTGGTTGATGATAGAGCGCAAACAAATATTCCCTCTATCTATGCTGTTGGTGATGTTACCGACCGTGTGCAGCTTACCCCTGTAGCGATTAGAGAAGGGCAGGCGCTGGCCGATCGTTTATTTGGTGATAAGGATGCGCGGATAAATTATGATTATATCCCTTCGGCTGTGTTTTCCCAGCCGCCTATTGCTTCTGTTGGGTTGACTGAGGGGGAAGCGCGTCAGAAATTTGGTGATGTGAAAATATTTCAGTCCGATTTCCGCTCAATGAAAAATATTTTCGCGGATCGGGCCGAACGCAGCCTTTATAAAATGATTGTCCATCCCACAGATGATAAGGTTTTGGGTATCCATATGATAAGCCCAGAAGCTCCAGAAATATTACAATTGGCGGCGGTGGCCGTCAAAGCAGGTTTATCGAAACAAGCATTTGATGATACCATTGCGCTGCATCCTTCAATGGCGGAGGAGTTGGTGTTGTTAAAATAA
- the pgi gene encoding glucose-6-phosphate isomerase translates to MSFFDRLSNHNETKLLSLFDQDAQRVENFSVIEKGVYFDFSKNTLDADLISIFKDLFEQRNFEQRRGDLFAGKIVNPTEGRAAEHSAERGHGNVDSVAMAKALHLRMRAMVEAVEAGAFGEIDHLLHIGIGGSALGPKLLMDALGRENEGIDVHIVSNIDGAALQEIFKKIDPAKTLIAVASKTFTTTETLMNTQSALHWMEQAGVADPMGRIIALTAAPDKAVEWGVDESRILPFSETVGGRYSLWCSIGFPAAIGLGWAGFEELLEGASMMDRHFQNAPLHKNAPVLAAMVDQYYRQARGSGSRAVFAYDERLRLLPDYLQQLEMESNGKSVHVDGTFVDYPTAAVTWGGVGTDAQHAVFQLLHQGSDIIPVEFIVSKTPGHDLDAAHHEALLNNCFAQGAALMAGEANEDNARSYAGNRPSTTILVDDVDPFTLGALIAYYEHRCFANAVLLDINPFDQFGVELGKKMAKAMGGEGDVKFDASTQKLMQLAFDED, encoded by the coding sequence ATGAGCTTTTTTGACCGACTTTCAAACCATAATGAGACAAAATTATTATCATTATTTGATCAGGACGCGCAGCGAGTTGAAAATTTTTCGGTTATTGAAAAGGGGGTATATTTTGATTTTTCCAAAAATACGCTGGATGCTGATTTAATTTCAATTTTCAAAGATTTATTTGAACAGCGCAATTTTGAACAACGCAGAGGCGATTTATTTGCAGGTAAAATCGTCAATCCGACCGAGGGACGCGCCGCTGAACATAGCGCAGAAAGAGGGCATGGAAATGTAGATTCTGTTGCCATGGCAAAGGCGCTGCATTTGCGCATGCGCGCGATGGTAGAGGCAGTAGAAGCCGGTGCATTCGGAGAAATAGATCATTTATTGCATATTGGCATTGGCGGGTCGGCATTGGGACCAAAATTGTTAATGGATGCTTTGGGCCGTGAAAATGAAGGTATAGATGTTCATATTGTTTCCAACATTGATGGCGCCGCCTTGCAGGAAATATTTAAGAAAATTGATCCTGCGAAAACTTTAATCGCGGTGGCATCGAAAACCTTTACAACCACCGAAACATTAATGAACACGCAATCTGCGTTACATTGGATGGAGCAGGCAGGCGTTGCTGACCCGATGGGCCGGATTATCGCATTGACCGCAGCACCTGACAAAGCGGTGGAATGGGGCGTGGATGAAAGCCGCATCCTGCCTTTTTCTGAAACAGTTGGCGGGCGATATTCGCTTTGGTGCTCCATTGGTTTTCCGGCCGCAATAGGTTTAGGCTGGGCTGGATTTGAGGAATTGCTGGAGGGTGCATCAATGATGGACCGCCATTTCCAAAATGCCCCTTTGCATAAAAATGCGCCTGTTTTGGCGGCAATGGTCGATCAATATTATCGCCAAGCCAGAGGTTCAGGCAGCCGTGCCGTTTTTGCATATGATGAACGGCTTCGTTTATTGCCGGATTATTTGCAGCAATTGGAAATGGAATCCAATGGAAAATCAGTGCATGTCGATGGGACATTTGTTGATTATCCCACTGCGGCGGTTACGTGGGGAGGTGTTGGCACTGATGCACAACATGCAGTTTTTCAATTATTACATCAGGGAAGCGATATTATTCCTGTTGAATTTATCGTGTCAAAAACACCAGGGCATGATTTGGACGCAGCGCATCATGAGGCATTGTTAAATAATTGTTTTGCACAGGGTGCAGCTTTAATGGCGGGTGAGGCAAATGAAGACAATGCGCGTAGCTATGCCGGCAATCGCCCCTCCACGACCATATTGGTGGATGATGTCGATCCATTTACTCTTGGCGCGTTAATCGCATATTATGAGCATCGCTGCTTTGCAAATGCGGTTTTACTGGACATAAACCCATTTGATCAATTTGGTGTCGAATTGGGTAAGAAGATGGCAAAGGCCATGGGCGGCGAGGGTGATGTGAAATTTGACGCATCCACACAAAAATTGATGCAATTGGCATTTGACGAAGATTGA
- a CDS encoding enoyl-CoA hydratase-related protein: protein MTIFQNIKLSILDNIATITFNRPDRLNACSLEMADEISNALDQLGDARVLILTGEGRAFCSGADLQSTGDKSISGGQAAYQSLMQHYNPLMLKLSRLNIPTVSRVRGPAAGIGCSIALAADFVIASEKAYFLQAFVNIGLVPDGGASWMLPRLIGKARATQMMLLGEKIYGAQAAEWGLIYKQVSEEVLDSEVAMLADKLANGPTIAYGIMRQNIASAMENDYASALLREAEGQRHAGDSMDAREGAIAFLKKRKAEFKGQ from the coding sequence TTGACTATATTTCAAAATATTAAGCTGAGTATTTTAGACAATATCGCAACTATCACCTTTAATCGACCTGACCGTCTGAATGCATGTTCATTGGAAATGGCGGATGAGATTAGCAATGCGCTAGACCAATTGGGTGATGCGCGTGTTTTAATTTTAACAGGAGAGGGACGCGCATTTTGTTCGGGCGCGGATTTGCAATCGACCGGAGATAAATCGATAAGCGGCGGGCAGGCCGCTTATCAGTCCTTAATGCAGCATTATAACCCATTAATGCTAAAATTATCGCGGTTAAATATCCCCACGGTAAGCAGGGTCAGAGGACCGGCAGCAGGAATTGGCTGTTCAATTGCGTTGGCCGCAGATTTTGTGATTGCAAGTGAAAAGGCTTATTTTCTACAAGCATTTGTCAATATTGGTCTTGTCCCCGATGGCGGGGCGAGTTGGATGTTGCCACGCTTAATCGGTAAGGCGCGCGCCACACAAATGATGCTATTGGGTGAAAAAATATATGGCGCTCAAGCTGCTGAATGGGGCTTAATTTACAAACAAGTATCCGAAGAAGTTCTGGATAGTGAAGTGGCTATGCTGGCTGACAAATTGGCAAATGGGCCTACAATTGCTTATGGAATTATGCGTCAAAATATCGCCTCTGCAATGGAAAATGATTATGCCAGCGCATTGCTGCGCGAAGCAGAGGGGCAAAGGCATGCAGGTGACAGTATGGATGCGCGCGAGGGCGCAATAGCCTTTCTAAAAAAACGCAAGGCAGAGTTTAAGGGACAATAA
- a CDS encoding acyl-CoA carboxylase subunit beta produces MQAIIEELERRRQAAIMGGGQKRVDAQHSKGKLTARERLEILLDEDSFEEIDRFVEHNCVDFGMDATKIPGDGVVTGSGTINGRLVYVFSQDFTVFGGSLSERHAEKICKIMDNAMKVGAPVIGLNDSGGARIQEGVASLGGYAEVFQRNVLASGVVPQLSLIMGPCAGGAVYSPAMTDFIFMVKDSSYMFVTGPDVVKTVTNEVVTQEELGGAITHTTKSAVADLALENDIEALLSARDFISFMPLNNREEVPEIPTSDPWDRIENSLDTLVPANANQPYDMHELIRKTVDEGNFFEIQPTHAANIICGFGRVEGRTVGFVANQPTVLAGCLDINASKKAGRFVRYCDAFNIPIVTFVDVPGFLPGVGQEHAGIIKHGAKLLFAYGEATVPKITIITRKAYGGAYDVMASKHLRGDLNYAWPTAEIAVMGAKGAVEIIFRQDMGDAEKIAAKTKEYEDRFANPFVAAQKGFIDEVIMPHSTRKRVALGLRKLRTKELQNPWKKHDNIPL; encoded by the coding sequence ATGCAGGCCATTATCGAAGAGTTGGAGCGCAGGCGTCAGGCCGCCATCATGGGCGGCGGGCAAAAACGTGTAGATGCGCAACATAGCAAGGGTAAATTGACTGCACGGGAGCGATTGGAAATATTGCTCGACGAAGATAGTTTCGAAGAAATTGACCGATTTGTTGAGCATAATTGCGTTGATTTCGGCATGGATGCTACCAAAATCCCCGGAGATGGCGTTGTTACAGGATCCGGCACGATAAATGGCCGATTAGTATATGTGTTCAGCCAAGATTTTACCGTTTTTGGCGGTTCTTTATCCGAGCGACATGCAGAAAAAATCTGTAAGATTATGGATAATGCCATGAAAGTAGGCGCGCCTGTTATCGGTTTGAACGACAGTGGCGGTGCACGTATTCAAGAAGGCGTGGCCTCGCTTGGAGGTTATGCAGAGGTGTTCCAACGCAATGTTTTGGCGTCAGGCGTTGTTCCTCAGCTAAGCTTGATAATGGGCCCCTGTGCGGGCGGGGCGGTATATTCCCCGGCAATGACCGATTTTATCTTCATGGTAAAAGATAGCAGCTATATGTTTGTAACCGGCCCTGATGTGGTCAAAACTGTCACCAATGAAGTGGTGACGCAGGAGGAGTTGGGCGGTGCAATTACCCATACTACCAAAAGTGCGGTTGCCGATTTAGCGCTTGAAAATGATATTGAGGCATTATTGTCCGCGCGTGATTTCATTAGCTTTATGCCGCTAAATAATCGTGAGGAAGTCCCAGAAATTCCGACAAGCGACCCGTGGGATCGTATAGAAAATAGCTTGGATACATTAGTTCCAGCCAATGCAAATCAACCATATGATATGCATGAGTTAATCCGTAAGACAGTGGATGAGGGGAATTTTTTTGAAATCCAACCCACGCATGCGGCGAATATAATTTGTGGTTTTGGGCGGGTCGAAGGTCGCACCGTTGGATTTGTTGCAAACCAACCCACTGTTCTGGCCGGTTGTTTGGATATAAATGCGTCAAAAAAGGCGGGGCGTTTTGTGCGATATTGCGATGCGTTTAACATTCCCATTGTGACCTTTGTCGATGTTCCGGGCTTTCTTCCCGGCGTGGGGCAGGAACATGCGGGTATCATTAAACATGGCGCAAAATTACTATTTGCCTATGGTGAGGCGACTGTTCCAAAGATAACAATTATTACGCGTAAAGCATATGGCGGTGCATATGACGTCATGGCGTCAAAGCATTTACGCGGTGATTTAAACTATGCTTGGCCAACCGCAGAAATTGCTGTGATGGGCGCAAAAGGCGCAGTGGAAATTATATTCCGTCAGGATATGGGCGATGCAGAGAAAATTGCTGCAAAGACCAAAGAATATGAGGACCGCTTTGCCAACCCCTTTGTGGCCGCGCAAAAAGGATTTATTGACGAAGTAATTATGCCGCATTCCACGCGAAAGCGTGTCGCGCTGGGCCTTCGTAAATTGCGGACAAAGGAATTGCAAAATCCTTGGAAAAAGCATGATAATATTCCGTTGTAG